In a genomic window of Quercus lobata isolate SW786 chromosome 4, ValleyOak3.0 Primary Assembly, whole genome shotgun sequence:
- the LOC115987100 gene encoding cytochrome P450 705A22-like yields the protein MVTMTDNQYYLVCFLLLFLTTLLFQFIFNKLLKLKTHPKLPPSPPTLPVIGHLHLIWPSFHKSLQKLSTQYGPIFNLRLGFAQCIVVSSASVSTEIFKTHDLSFADHQEIAFIEKTPYGNSGFFSSPYGDYWRFIKKLCMTELLSTGQLERSRAVREKELARFLQNVFESAKRKEVVDLNVELMKLTNNMLCKMAASTSCSEKGDEAERIRKIMKGIFNFGSKVFFGNMLGPFGILAFWLFGKPAIREQLRIDELLEGMLKEHEDQIRKRDTQDFMDILLKVYQDGKAEVKMTRNNIKAFLTDLFVGSTGTSSEVILWTIAELINHPSVFNKVREEINSVIGSTRLVDESDVENLPYLQAVVKETLRLYPPLPVTTRKCRQSCKIGGFEIPQETVVLINLYGIMRDPDLWNNPNEFQPERFLVSSEKKESMKYKHDEMFTFLPFGAGRRACPGSKLGLSMAHMAVATMVQCFNWEVVGDGGENKAKVNTEVSKGAFIHMAHPLKCVPIVKFNPFDV from the exons ATGGTCACCATGACTGATAACCAATACTACTTGGTTTGCTTCCTCCTCTTGTTCCTCACAACTCttttgtttcaatttattttcaacaaGCTTCTCAAGCTTAAAACCCATCCTAAACTCCCTCCAAGCCCACCAACTTTACCAGTTATTGGTCATCTCCACCTCATTTGGCCATCATTTCACAAATCCTTGCAAAAGCTCTCCACCCAATATGGCCCTATTTTCAATCTCCGCCTTGGTTTCGCTCAATGCATTGTGGTTTCATCGGCCTCAGTGAGCACTGAAATATTTAAAACTCATGATCTTTCTTTCGCGGATCACCAAgagattgctttcatagagaaGACACCGTATGGAAACTCTGGATTTTTCAGTTCACCATATGGTGATTATTGGCGGTTCATCAAGAAATTGTGCATGACGGAACTTCTTTCAACTGGACAGCTTGAAAGGTCTCGGGCGGTTCGAGAGAAAGAACTTGCACGTTTTTTGCAAAACGTTTTTGAGAGTGCCAAGCGGAAAGAGGTTGTTGATTTGAATGTTGAGCTTATGAAGCTAACAAATAATATGTTGTGTAAGATGGCGGCAAGCACAAGTTGTTCAGAGAAAGGTGATGAAGCTGAAAGGATTAGAAAGATAATGAAAGGCATCTTCAATTTTGGTTCCAaggtattttttggaaatatgttgGGACCCTTTGGTATATTGGCTTTCTGGTTGTTTGGAAAGCCAGCCATAAGAGAACAGTTAAGGATTGATGAGCTCTTGGAAGGGATGTTGAAGGAGCATGAAGATCAGATTAGGAAGAGAGACACTCAAGATTTTATGGATATATTATTGAAGGTATATCAAGATGGCAAGGCTGAGGTCAAAATGACCAGAAACAATATCAAGGCTTTTTTAAct GATCTTTTTGTCGGAAGTACTGGTACCTCATCGGAGGTCATTCTGTGGACAATAGCTGAGCTCATCAACCATCCTTCTGTATTCAACAAGGTTAGAGAGGAGATAAATTCAGTCATTGGTAGTACTAGACTAGTTGACGAATCAGATGTTGAGAATCTCCCCTACTTGCAAGCAGTTGTAAAAGAAACGCTACGACTATATCCACCATTGCCTGTGACAACAAGAAAATGTCGTCAAAGTTGCAAAATTGGAGGCTTTGAAATACCCCAAGAAACCGTGGTGTTAATCAATTTGTATGGCATAATGAGAGATCCAGATTTATGGAACAATCCAAATGAGTTCCAACCAGAGAGATTTTTGGTTTCCtctgaaaaaaaagaaagtatgaaATATAAACATGATGAAATGTTTACTTTTCTGCCTTTTGGGGCAGGGAGGAGAGCTTGCCCTGGTTCAAAGTTAGGTTTGAGTATGGCACATATGGCAGTTGCAACcatggttcaatgtttcaattGGGAAGTGGTTGGAGACGGAGGAGAGAATAAGGCTAAAGTTAATACTGAAGTTTCAAAAGGCGCTTTTATTCACATGGCTCATCCACTTAAATGCGTTCCAATTGTCAAATTCAACCCATTTGATGTGTGA